Part of the Roseomonas sp. OT10 genome, TGTTCGGCTATTGCGACGGGCTGATCCCGGTCCGCGGTTTCGTCGACCAGGGCCAGGGCATCGACACCCGCCCGCACAACATCTGGATCCCAGCCGATGCTACCGCGGGCGAGCTTCTGGCCACCTACGCCGCCTGGGCCGCGCGTGAGGGCAGCGCGGTCTACGTCATTCCCGGCACCGTTGCCGAGCACGGCCAAGCCCGGGCCGAGCATGTCCTGCAGATGCAGGCCGCCGTCGTTGATCTCGACAATGGTGATGTCGAGGCGAAGCTGGCGCACCTGGTCCAGCACGTCGGCGCGCCCACCCTTCTGGTCGAAAGCGGCGGGCGCACGGCTGAGGGTGCGGCAAAGCTCCACGCTTGGTGGCGACTGACGGAGCCAGCCGAGGGCGGCGACATCCATCGCCTCTGCACGCTGCGCGGCGACATCGCGGACAAGGTCGGCGGCGACGCCCACTTCCGCTCCGCTCACCAGCCCATCCGCGTGCCGGGCACCGTCTACCGCAAGGGCGGCGTGGAGCGCGTCGTCACCATCCGCCACCACGACCCACGCCGCGAGATCGAACTGAGTGACCTCGCCGAGGCGGTCGCCGTCATGCCCTTCCTGCCTGGCCAGGAACGCGCCCAGGCTGGCGCACAGGGCGAACGGCCGGGTCTCGACGCCGTCCTGACCACGCCAGTGCGGGAGGGCGCCCAGGACGGTTGGACGCGCTTCCAGGGGGCGAGCGCCGCGATCGGCCACTTCGTCCGCCAGGTGCATGAAGGCCGCCTCACGCCCGACCAGGGCTGGGAGGCCATCTGCGGGTACAACGCCGCCTGCTTGCGCCCGGCCTGGCCGCTGGATCGCCTGAAAGCCGAGGCCGACGCGCTCTGGGCGCTGCACGTTGACCGCAACGGGCCGCCGCTGCTGCGCGCCGACGCCGCACCATCAGCAGCCGTCCCCGCCCACACGCTCGGCGCGCTGCTCGACGACAGTTCGCCAATGCCCGACGACCTCATCGGCCCTCGCTTGCTTACCCCGGGTGGGATGCTGGTGCTCGGCGGCGCGCCGAAGGTCGGCAAATCCGACTTCCTCATCAGCCTGCTCGTGCACGCCGCCGCCGGCGCGCCCTTCCTGCGCTTCACCGCGCCGCGGCCGCTGCGCGTGTTCTACCTGCAGGCCGAGATTCAGTACCACTATCTCCGCGAGCGCCTGCAGCAGCTGCGCCTCGACCGCGCCGTCGTTGCCCGCGCGCGCGACACCCTCGTCGTCACCCCCAAGCTGCGCATGCTGCTCAACGAGCGCGGCGTGCCGCTGGTGGCTGCCGCCATTCGCCAGGCCTTCCCCGACGCGCCGGCGGACGTGATCTGCATCGATCCAATCCGCAACCTGTTCGACGGTGGCCCCGGCGGCGAAGGCGAGAACGATAACGCGGCGATGCTGTTCTTCCTGCAGAGCCGCGTCGAGGCGCTGCGCGACGAGGTGGCACCCGAGGCGGGCATCATCCTCGCCCACCACACGAAAAAGCTCAGCAAGCAACAGGTGAAGGACGATCCCTTCCTGTCGCTCTCCGGCGCCTCCGCGCTGCGCGGCTTCTACACCTCCGGCATGATCCTCTTCCGCCCTGATGAGGAGGAGACGCCGCGCGAACTGCATATCGAGCTGCGCAACGGGCCCGGCCTCAACCCGCTCCTCATCGACAAGCGCGGCGGCGCCTGGGTGGAGCTCGACCGCAGAGGCGCGCGCATCGTGCGGCGTGACGTCGGCGCCCGCCTCGACGCCGAGCGCAGCCGTCGCCACGACGTCATCCTGCAGATCATCGCGCAGGAGGCCCGCGAAGGGCGCGTGTTCACGGGCGGCGCCTTCGCGGCGCAGTTCGAGAACACGCACGGTCTGGGTGGCAACGACACCATCGCGCGCCGCATCAACGTCCTCGCCAACAAGGGCTACATCAAGTTCCTGCGCGCGGCCCCGGAGCACGGCATTCCTGCCAGCAAATCCTCCAAGGGCTATCTGCTGGTGCAGGACATGCTCTTCGCGACGGGCGAGGAGACGACGGATCCCGAGACCGGCGAGATCACGCCGACCCTGGTCCGCCTGCTGCCCAGCCACTTCCAGTCGGACACCAACAGCGCCGTCCTGCCGGTCGAAAACCCCGAGGTCTGGGTGCTGAACGACCCGGAGGTCGAGGCATGATCGACCCGATCGGAACGCCCCCGCACCGTGCGGAACTTGGTGCGGAACTTGGCAGTTCCGCAAGTTCCGCAGCGCTGCGGAACTTCCCTGCGGAACTTGATTTGCCCAAGCATTCCAATGGGTTCGCCAAGTTCCGCAAGTTCCGCAAACGGGCTTTGCGGAACTGGCTTGCGGAACTTCAAAATGTCCAGCCCGAACAAGCGGTTAGGCAAGTTCCGCAAGTTCCGCAAAATCCCACCCCCCTACGGGGGGTGTGCGTGCGCGCCTCAACGGCGCGCGCACACCACACCCAGAGCGGTCGGGTTCGGGCTCGTGGTCCACCCCGAGAGGGCCATCCCGGAAAGCCGGGCAGCGACGGCGAGCTCCGCCAAGAACCGCGCCGTCGCCGCCCTCACCACGACGATCCCCTCTTGGAGACCCCATGGCTCTCGCGACTCTCCCCATGCCCGCGGCGCACGCAAGCGGCCCCTCCATCGCCGAACCACCTGCGATCAACCTGGCACGCCACGCGGTGCTCGCGCTCGATCTCGGCACCACCACTGGATGGGCGTTGCGCAGCCAGGACGGTGGCATCACCTCCGGCACCGTCACCTTCCGCCCGAGCCGCTTCGAGGGTGGCGGCATGCGCTACCTGCGCTTCCGCAGCTGGCTCGGCGAGCTGGCAGCGCTTGCCGGCGGCCTCACGCGCATCGCCTTCGAGGAGGTGCGCTCCCACGCCGGCACCGACGCCGCGCACCTCTATGGCGGCTTCCTCGCGCACCTCTCCGCGTGGTGCGAGGAGCGGGGCATCGCCTACGAGGGCGTGCCCGTCGGCACGATCAAGCGCTACGCGACGGGCAAGGGCAACGCTGACAAGGCGGCGATGATCGCGGCCATGCGCGCACGCGGCTTCGCGCCGGCCGACGACAACGAGGCCGATGCCATCGCCCTTCTGCTCTGGGCGACCGAGCCCACCGGAGGCCGCGCATGAGCATCCACGGCGCACCGCTGCCGCCCCGCTCCTGCCTCGACCGCGGCACCCGCAGCCCAACCAACGAGAGCGAGGTGAACGCCATGCGCGCGGCTGCCTGGCATCGACACGGCGTGGCCGCGCTGCCAGTCGCCGAGATCACCGACGACTGGCTGCGACAGGCCATCACCAACGAAGCCAACCGGCGCTGGGGGCGTCGCAACGGGGAGAACCAGCATGGCCGGTAAGCGCAAGCCCAAGGCCGCGAAGGCGAGCCGCGAGGACCTATCCAAGCCTTCGAAGTGGCGGCTGCAGCACGGCGGATTCTCGGAGCCGGTCCGCGAAGCGGATCCCGAAACCGGCAGCCCTGTGCAGCATCGCCGTGCTGTGGACACGCTTGGGCAGATGTTGGCCAACGGCACGATCACGCCGCAGATGCACGAGGCGGGCAGCATCTTCCGCACGCTGTTCCGCAGCGCGGCGATCGACAGCATGTCCACGTCGCAGTTGATCCGGCTGCCAGGCTCGACGGCAGACCGGCTCTCCAATCGCCAGATCGACGCGCGCCGGCGTGTGCTCGCGGCGCTGGACGCGTTGGGTGGGCATGATAGCCCGGCCGGCTCCTGCATCTGGTTCGTCGTGGGCCTGGAGATGTCGGTGCGCGAATGGGCCGCACGCAGAGGCTGGAGCGGCAGGCCAGTCCCGCAACCGATCGCCGGTGGCATGCTGGTCGCAGGCCTTGGCATCCTGGCGATGCACTTCGGGCTTACGCCGCGAGAGCAGGCGGCGTGACGACGTGCAATCGGGGCGGTCTCCACCGTCCCGATCGCGCTGTTACAATTCACCCGCTGGCGGCTTGCAAATCGAGTTGGCTATGGTGGTGACACGTCGAGAAGGTGCGTCGAGCACCGCGGCTCTTGAGCCACTCGTCCGCTGATTTGCCACTGTGGCTCGCGAGCTGCAGGGTCCTTCCTGGGCCTGCTGTATGCGGGGGGCGGAAGCGCGCAAGGTTCCTAGCGCCAGGCCAGTTTTCCAGGTTGCCAGCGTCGCGCAGTTGCCAGCCGCGCCGGCCACCAATCCACGATCACGCAGGTGCAGATGCCCCAGGCCCCATGGTCTGCGAGCGCCGTCGAGGCGCGCGCGGTCGCCGCGCTGCTGCCCTACGCCGGGAACGCGCGCACGCACTCCGCCGAGCAGGTGGCGCAGATCGCGGCCAGCATCCTCGAATTCGGCTTCGTCGCGCCGGTGCTGGTGGACGAACGCGGCGAGATCATCGCCGGCCACGGCCGGCTGCTGGCTGCGAAGTCCCTCGGCCTCGACGCCGTGCCGACCATCGTCCGCGGCGGCCTGACCGAGGCGCAGAAGGCAGCGTATCGGCTCGCCGACAATCGCATCGCGCTGAACGCCGGCTGGGACGAAGCGCTGCTCGCGGCCGAGGTCGCGAAGCTGCAGGAAATGGGCGGCATCGACCTGGCGCTGACCGGTTTCGACGGCGCCGAGATCGAGCGGCTGCTGGCAGGGCTGGAAACCGAGGCCGACAACCTCCCGGCGCCGGCGGTTGCCAGTGGTGCCGAGCCCGCTCCTGGCAACCAGCCGGACGCGGATGGCGCGGAGCCGACGGAAGACCCCGCGGATGCGGAACCTGAGCCGCCCCGCCAAGCCGTCGCACGCGTCGGCGACATCTGGCTGCTGGGCGAGCACCGCCTCGCCTGCGGCGACAGCACCAATCGAAGCACAGTCGCGCGCGTCATGGCTGCGGATCGCGCCGCGCTGCTGTTCACCAGCCCGCCCTATGGGAACCAGCGGGACTATACGACCGGCGGCGTGTTCGATTGGGACGCGCTGATGCAGGGCGTGTTCGGGCATCTCGAAGGCGCGCTCCGGCGCGACGCTCAGGTGCTGGTGAATCTTGGGCTGATCCATCGCGAGGGTGAATGGCAGCCGTATTGGCAGGGCTGGCTGGACTGGATGCGTGGCCAGGGCTGGCGGCGCTTCGGGCTCTACGCCTGGGACCAGGGCCCCGGCCTGCCCGGCGACTGGAACGGGCGGCTCGCGCCGGCCTTCGAGCTGGTCTTCCACTTCAACCGCGAGGCGCGGCAGGCGAACAAGATCGTGCCGTGCAAGTGGGCCGGCACGCCGAACAAGGGCAGCGGGCTGCGCGCCGCTGACGGCGAGGTGAAGGCCTACACCCATATCGGCCTGCCGGTGCAGGAGATGCGCATCCCGGACAGCGTGCTGCGCATCACGCGACACAAGGCGCGGGGGATCGAGACCGAGCACCCGGCGGTGTTCCCCGTCGCGCTTCCGGAGTTCCTGATGCGCGCCTACACGGACGAGGGCGACGTCGTGTTCGAGCCCTTCGGCGGCTCGGGCACGACCATCCTCGCCGGCCAGCGCACGGGTCGGCGCGTCCGCGCCATTGAGCTCGCGCCGGCCTATGTCGACCTGGCGATCGCCCGCTGGCGGATGCTGCACCCAGACCTGCCGGTGACGCTGGCCGAGGACGGACGAGACCACGACACGGTCGCCGCGGCGCGCACGAGCCCTCAGGCAACGCCCGAGCAGGGCGGTAAGGCGCCGGCCGATGCTGCCTGATCTCCGCGTCGAGATGATGCCTGTGGCGGCGCTCGCGCCCTACGCCGCGAACGCCCGGCTCCATCCCACCGAGCAGGTGGCGCAGCTCGCCGCCTCGATCGGGGAGTTCGGCTTCAACGTGCCGGTGCTGGTGGATGACGCCGGCGTGCTGATCGCCGGCCATGGCCGCGTGCTCGCCGCCAAGGCGCTCGGCCTCGATGAGGTGCCGGCGATCCGGCTCGGGCACCTGACCGAGGCGCAGGCGCGGGCGTTCCGGCTGGCGGACAACCAGCTGGCGCTCAACTCCACCTGGGACGAGGGACTGCTCGCCGCCGAGCTGCGCGCGCTGCGCACCGACGAGTTCGACCTCGGGCTGATCGGCTTCGACGGGGCGACGCTCGACCGGCTGCTGGACGAGGCGGCGTCAGACGCCCCGGCCGCACCTGGCGGGGATCCCGACGCTCCGGCGCCAGAGCCGCCCGAGGCTCCCATCACGCAGCCTGGCGATCTGTGGCTGCTCGGCCCGCACCGGCTGCTCTGTGGCGACGCCACCTCCGCTGCGGACGTCGCGCGGCTGCTCGACGGCGCGCGGCCACACCTGATGATCACGGACCCGCCCTACGGTGTGAACTACGATCCCGAGTGGCGGAATGAGGCGGGCGTCTCGGCCACGATGCGCACAGGCAAGGTGGCGAACGACGACCGCGCCGACTGGCGCGACGCCTGGGCGCTGTTCCCAGGCGACGTCGCCTATGTCTGGCACGCGGGCGTGCACGCGCGCACGGTGATCGAGAGCCTCGAGGCGGCGGGCTTCGCGGTGCGGAGCCAGATCGTCTGGGCGAAGTCGCGCTTCGTGCTCGGGCGAGGCGACTACCACTGGCAGCACGAGCCCTGCCTCTATGCAGTGCGCAAGGGTGCGACCGGCCACTGGCAAGGCGCGCGCGACCAGGCAACGCTCTGGCCGATCAGCGCGGGAGGCGACGAGGACGCGGCGACGGTGCACGGCACACAGAAGCCAGTGGAGTGCATGCGGCGGCCTATGCTGAACAACAGCGCTCCGGGCGAAGTCGTCTACGAGCCGTTCTGCGGCAGCGGCAGCACCATCATCGCCGCGGAGACCATTAGTCGCATCTGCTACGCGATGGAGCTCGACCGCCGCTATGTCGATGTCGCGGTGCGCCGGTGGCAGGCCTTCACGGGCCGTGCGGCCGTGCTGGCGGGGGAGGAGCGGGTCTTCGACGACATCGCCGCCGCCCGCGGCATGCAGGCGGCGGCGTGATCGGTGCG contains:
- a CDS encoding DUF6456 domain-containing protein; the encoded protein is MAGKRKPKAAKASREDLSKPSKWRLQHGGFSEPVREADPETGSPVQHRRAVDTLGQMLANGTITPQMHEAGSIFRTLFRSAAIDSMSTSQLIRLPGSTADRLSNRQIDARRRVLAALDALGGHDSPAGSCIWFVVGLEMSVREWAARRGWSGRPVPQPIAGGMLVAGLGILAMHFGLTPREQAA
- a CDS encoding AAA family ATPase translates to MTAWGDFNDAACLPGEAEAPAAIDASAIAAFLEVVFGYCDGLIPVRGFVDQGQGIDTRPHNIWIPADATAGELLATYAAWAAREGSAVYVIPGTVAEHGQARAEHVLQMQAAVVDLDNGDVEAKLAHLVQHVGAPTLLVESGGRTAEGAAKLHAWWRLTEPAEGGDIHRLCTLRGDIADKVGGDAHFRSAHQPIRVPGTVYRKGGVERVVTIRHHDPRREIELSDLAEAVAVMPFLPGQERAQAGAQGERPGLDAVLTTPVREGAQDGWTRFQGASAAIGHFVRQVHEGRLTPDQGWEAICGYNAACLRPAWPLDRLKAEADALWALHVDRNGPPLLRADAAPSAAVPAHTLGALLDDSSPMPDDLIGPRLLTPGGMLVLGGAPKVGKSDFLISLLVHAAAGAPFLRFTAPRPLRVFYLQAEIQYHYLRERLQQLRLDRAVVARARDTLVVTPKLRMLLNERGVPLVAAAIRQAFPDAPADVICIDPIRNLFDGGPGGEGENDNAAMLFFLQSRVEALRDEVAPEAGIILAHHTKKLSKQQVKDDPFLSLSGASALRGFYTSGMILFRPDEEETPRELHIELRNGPGLNPLLIDKRGGAWVELDRRGARIVRRDVGARLDAERSRRHDVILQIIAQEAREGRVFTGGAFAAQFENTHGLGGNDTIARRINVLANKGYIKFLRAAPEHGIPASKSSKGYLLVQDMLFATGEETTDPETGEITPTLVRLLPSHFQSDTNSAVLPVENPEVWVLNDPEVEA
- a CDS encoding site-specific DNA-methyltransferase, coding for MLPDLRVEMMPVAALAPYAANARLHPTEQVAQLAASIGEFGFNVPVLVDDAGVLIAGHGRVLAAKALGLDEVPAIRLGHLTEAQARAFRLADNQLALNSTWDEGLLAAELRALRTDEFDLGLIGFDGATLDRLLDEAASDAPAAPGGDPDAPAPEPPEAPITQPGDLWLLGPHRLLCGDATSAADVARLLDGARPHLMITDPPYGVNYDPEWRNEAGVSATMRTGKVANDDRADWRDAWALFPGDVAYVWHAGVHARTVIESLEAAGFAVRSQIVWAKSRFVLGRGDYHWQHEPCLYAVRKGATGHWQGARDQATLWPISAGGDEDAATVHGTQKPVECMRRPMLNNSAPGEVVYEPFCGSGSTIIAAETISRICYAMELDRRYVDVAVRRWQAFTGRAAVLAGEERVFDDIAAARGMQAAA
- a CDS encoding site-specific DNA-methyltransferase — translated: MPQAPWSASAVEARAVAALLPYAGNARTHSAEQVAQIAASILEFGFVAPVLVDERGEIIAGHGRLLAAKSLGLDAVPTIVRGGLTEAQKAAYRLADNRIALNAGWDEALLAAEVAKLQEMGGIDLALTGFDGAEIERLLAGLETEADNLPAPAVASGAEPAPGNQPDADGAEPTEDPADAEPEPPRQAVARVGDIWLLGEHRLACGDSTNRSTVARVMAADRAALLFTSPPYGNQRDYTTGGVFDWDALMQGVFGHLEGALRRDAQVLVNLGLIHREGEWQPYWQGWLDWMRGQGWRRFGLYAWDQGPGLPGDWNGRLAPAFELVFHFNREARQANKIVPCKWAGTPNKGSGLRAADGEVKAYTHIGLPVQEMRIPDSVLRITRHKARGIETEHPAVFPVALPEFLMRAYTDEGDVVFEPFGGSGTTILAGQRTGRRVRAIELAPAYVDLAIARWRMLHPDLPVTLAEDGRDHDTVAAARTSPQATPEQGGKAPADAA